A genomic stretch from Xiphophorus maculatus strain JP 163 A chromosome 16, X_maculatus-5.0-male, whole genome shotgun sequence includes:
- the LOC102222177 gene encoding dexamethasone-induced Ras-related protein 1-like yields the protein MNTTEKFCLPVDGILEVFNSFTGHQHSRIAHQVLQSAALIPRSQHPKVSNIVKTGMGIIKTVKGCWRRQDKRMISRRSSSYGRRQVSIDRVPKKPVDLTELGATKSKNCYRVVVLGAPKVGKTNILRRFLGEDYEEHYEPTVEDFYRKMFHIGGETYQVDLLDAASEKDFPAKRRLSILTGDIFLLVFSLDDRESLNEVRELLDEIKAAKAKLQKPNHPARGPVVVCANKADLDAQRVLSNSEVVDILGEDAPFFETSAKTGAGLEAVFEALAALGGLPDETRPSRHQIIPILSYQSLCVGKRGIRMRRHSRGLGAPCAAVDPLARRPSFTSDLRLVLGSSTQHKKPEKRQVQ from the exons ATGAACACAACTGAGAAGTTCTGCCTTCCCGTTGATGGCATCCTCGAAGTGTTCAACTCTTTCACCGGGCATCAGCATTCACGAATTGCGCACCAAGTACTGCAGAGCGCAGCTCTCATCCCGCGATCCCAACACCCCAAAGTCTCAAACATAGTCAAAACGGGCATGGGCATCATCAAAACTGTCAAAGGTTGCTGGAGACGGCAGGATAAGAGAATGATCTCCCGCAGATCCTCAAGTTATGGGCGTCGGCAGGTGTCGATTGATCGAGTCCCCAAAAAGCCGGTGGACCTGACAGAGTTGGGTGCGACCAAGTCGAAGAACTGTTACAGAGTAGTGGTGCTCGGGGCACCCAAAGTGGGTAAAACCAATATCCTCCGGCGGTTCTTAGGGGAAGACTATGAAGAACACTATGAGCCTACTGTCGAGGACTTTTATCGCAAGATGTTCCACATAGGAGGGGAAACATACCAGGTTGATCTGCTGGATGCGGCATCTGAGAAAGACTTTCCAGCCAAACGGAGATTATCCATACTGACAG GTGATATTTTTCTCCTGGTCTTCAGCTTGGATGACAGAGAGTCTTTGAATGAAGTCCGCGAGCTGCTCGACGAAATCAAAGCCGCAAAGGCAAAACTCCAAAAGCCCAACCACCCAGCGAGGGGGCCAGTCGTGGTGTGCGCCAACAAAGCAGATCTGGACGCACAGAGAGTTCTCAGCAACTCCGAGGTGGTGGACATCCTGGGCGAAGACGCGCCGTTCTTCGAAACCTCCGCTAAAACAGGCGCCGGACTGGAGGCTGTCTTCGAGGCTCTCGCAGCTCTCGGCGGTCTGCCCGACGAGACCAGACCGTCGCGGCATCAGATCATCCCCATACTGAGCTACCAATCGCTGTGCGTGGGCAAACGGGGCATCAGGATGAGGAGGCACTCCCGGGGACTCGGCGCACCCTGCGCCGCCGTGGACCCCCTTGCGCGCCGCCCGAGCTTCACCAGCGACCTGCGACTGGTGCTTGGATCAAGCACCCAACACAAGAAACCCGAGAAGCGTCAGGTTCAATGA
- the LOC102221913 gene encoding epsin-3-like isoform X2, whose protein sequence is MQSSSLRRQMKNMVNNYTEAEIKVREATSNDPWGPSSTLMAEIADLTYNVVAFTEVMGMILKRLNDHGKNWRHVYKALTLLDYLVKAGSERVVKSCRDNIYTIQTLKDFQYIDRDGHDQGIHVREKAKQLAALLKDDGKLKSERSQAQKTKSRVGRGSAGHTVRQSQDDFNRCRSPSYNSSLAASPSSRLDPDLEQAIPASSGEEELQLQLALAMSREESEKPPPTVGIDEQTQLQIAMKLSKEEAQKPVKRAPPPAMEMDEDAELQLALSLSKEEHQQEQRTRRGDDSDLQKALEESKREMEGKGGTAFMDLVDIFAVPKDAPPSDIRWNSTSHQAATGARATDPWDSLDKTPRADSPWMVPPSQSPPPPWEPPAYPWDALQDISKPKAQDWTSASSGVDPFLAPSDKTATTGAFMQPPFRSGSPSDGDLFDEAMDGGHASINGQDEDNSDLFNMSGLRDSLANTKPRACRTPESFLGPTAASLVDLNVLIPTNPPAKTTNPFLAGLSAPSAVNPFQAEQPKVSLNEMSSSFASPVSQSTSLPYSASLPLPTSHQGAAIPSSLTHPTPPGLELPVKLPEPLLPFSSASNEESQASQININPFL, encoded by the exons ATGCAGAGTTCATCGCTTCGCCGGCAGATGAAAAACATGGTCAACAACTACACGGAGGCCGAGATCAAGGTCCGAGAGGCCACCTCCAACGACCCATGGGGACCCTCTTCCACCCTCATGGCTGAAATTGCAGACTTGACCTACAACGTGGTGGCCTTCACCGAAGTCATGGGAATGATTCTGAAGAGGCTGAATGATCACGGCAAAAACTGGCGCCACGTTTACAAAGCGCTCACGCTACTAGACTACCTGGTCAAAGCGGGCTCTGAGCGTGTGGTCAAATCATGCCGGGATAACATATACACCATTCAGACGCTTAAAGACTTCCAGTACATAGACCGAGACGGACATGACCAGGGTATCCATGTCCGAGAGAAGGCTAAGCAACTGGCGGCTCTGTTGAAGGACGACGGGAAGCTGAAGAGTGAGAGGAGCCAGGCACAGAAGACTAAGTCACGGGTAGGGAGAGGCAGCGCTGGACACACAGTACGCCAGAGCCAGGACGACTTCAACAGATGCAGATCACCATCGTATAACT CCTCCCTTGCAGCCTCCCCTTCATCTCGACTTGACCCAGACCTCGAACAAGCCATTCCAGCTTCTAGTGGAgaagaggagctgcagctgcagctggctCTGGCTATGAGCCGAGAAGAAAGTGAAAAG CCACCTCCCACAGTGGGAATTGATGAGCAGACTCAGCTCCAGATCGCAATGAAACTCAGCAAAGAGGAAGCGCAGAAG CCAGTGAAGCGGGCACCCCCTCCTGCTATGGAAATGGACGAGGATGCCGAGCTCCAGTTAGCCTTGAGCCTGAGCAAGGAGGAACACCAGCAG GAGCAGCGCACTCGCCGAGGAGATGATTCTGATCTCCAGAAAGCCTTGGAGGAGAGCAAACGtgaaatggagggaaaaggagGG ACGGCCTTCATGGACCTGGTTGATATTTTCGCGGTACCTAAAGATGCACCGCCTAGTGACATTCGCTGGAATAGCACTTCACACCAGGCAGCAACTGGAGCCAGGGCCACAGACCCCTGGGACTCTCTAG ACAAGACTCCAAGAGCTGATTCCCCCTGGATGGTGCCACCTTCCCAAAGCCCACCACCACCGTGGGAACCTCCAGCGTACCCTTGGGATGCACTCCAAGACATCTCCAAACCCAAAGCCCAAGATTGGACTTCTG CATCCTCTGGAGTTGATCCGTTCTTAGCTCCGTCTGACAAAACAGCCACTACAGGAGCATTTATGCAACCTCCATTTCGAAGTGGAAGCCCTTCAg ATGGGGATCTGTTTGACGAAGCAATGGATGGTGGCCATGCGAGTATTAACGGTCAAGATGAGGACAATTCTGACCTCTTCAATATGTCTGGTCTTAGAGACAGCCTTGCCAACACTAAGCCTCGCGCATGCAGGACACCGGAGTCATTCCTCGGTCCCACGGCTGCTTCCTTGGTAGACCTTAATGTGCTCATTCCAACAAATCCTCCTGCAAAGACCACAAACCCATTTTTAGCAG gTCTTAGTGCTCCTTCAGCTGTCAATCCATTCCAAGCCGAGCAGCCAAAAGTCAGCCTGAATGAAATGAGCTCTAGCTTTGCCTCTCCGGTTTCCCAGAGCACCTCTCTGCCATACAGTGCCTCACTGCCCCTGCCTACGAGCCATCAGGGTGCCGCCATACCTTCGTCACTCACCCACCCCACTCCGCCTGGTCTGGAGCTGCCAGTGAAGCTCCCTGAGCCTTTGTTGCCCTTCTCCTCAGCCAGCAATGAAGAATCACAAGCTTCACAAATCAACATAAACCCATTCTTATAA
- the LOC102221913 gene encoding epsin-3-like isoform X1, which produces MQSSSLRRQMKNMVNNYTEAEIKVREATSNDPWGPSSTLMAEIADLTYNVVAFTEVMGMILKRLNDHGKNWRHVYKALTLLDYLVKAGSERVVKSCRDNIYTIQTLKDFQYIDRDGHDQGIHVREKAKQLAALLKDDGKLKSERSQAQKTKSRVGRGSAGHTVRQSQDDFNRCRSPSYNSSLAASPSSRLDPDLEQAIPASSGEEELQLQLALAMSREESEKPPPTVGIDEQTQLQIAMKLSKEEAQKPVKRAPPPAMEMDEDAELQLALSLSKEEHQQEQRTRRGDDSDLQKALEESKREMEGKGGTAFMDLVDIFAVPKDAPPSDIRWNSTSHQAATGARATDPWDSLEDKTPRADSPWMVPPSQSPPPPWEPPAYPWDALQDISKPKAQDWTSASSGVDPFLAPSDKTATTGAFMQPPFRSGSPSDGDLFDEAMDGGHASINGQDEDNSDLFNMSGLRDSLANTKPRACRTPESFLGPTAASLVDLNVLIPTNPPAKTTNPFLAGLSAPSAVNPFQAEQPKVSLNEMSSSFASPVSQSTSLPYSASLPLPTSHQGAAIPSSLTHPTPPGLELPVKLPEPLLPFSSASNEESQASQININPFL; this is translated from the exons ATGCAGAGTTCATCGCTTCGCCGGCAGATGAAAAACATGGTCAACAACTACACGGAGGCCGAGATCAAGGTCCGAGAGGCCACCTCCAACGACCCATGGGGACCCTCTTCCACCCTCATGGCTGAAATTGCAGACTTGACCTACAACGTGGTGGCCTTCACCGAAGTCATGGGAATGATTCTGAAGAGGCTGAATGATCACGGCAAAAACTGGCGCCACGTTTACAAAGCGCTCACGCTACTAGACTACCTGGTCAAAGCGGGCTCTGAGCGTGTGGTCAAATCATGCCGGGATAACATATACACCATTCAGACGCTTAAAGACTTCCAGTACATAGACCGAGACGGACATGACCAGGGTATCCATGTCCGAGAGAAGGCTAAGCAACTGGCGGCTCTGTTGAAGGACGACGGGAAGCTGAAGAGTGAGAGGAGCCAGGCACAGAAGACTAAGTCACGGGTAGGGAGAGGCAGCGCTGGACACACAGTACGCCAGAGCCAGGACGACTTCAACAGATGCAGATCACCATCGTATAACT CCTCCCTTGCAGCCTCCCCTTCATCTCGACTTGACCCAGACCTCGAACAAGCCATTCCAGCTTCTAGTGGAgaagaggagctgcagctgcagctggctCTGGCTATGAGCCGAGAAGAAAGTGAAAAG CCACCTCCCACAGTGGGAATTGATGAGCAGACTCAGCTCCAGATCGCAATGAAACTCAGCAAAGAGGAAGCGCAGAAG CCAGTGAAGCGGGCACCCCCTCCTGCTATGGAAATGGACGAGGATGCCGAGCTCCAGTTAGCCTTGAGCCTGAGCAAGGAGGAACACCAGCAG GAGCAGCGCACTCGCCGAGGAGATGATTCTGATCTCCAGAAAGCCTTGGAGGAGAGCAAACGtgaaatggagggaaaaggagGG ACGGCCTTCATGGACCTGGTTGATATTTTCGCGGTACCTAAAGATGCACCGCCTAGTGACATTCGCTGGAATAGCACTTCACACCAGGCAGCAACTGGAGCCAGGGCCACAGACCCCTGGGACTCTCTAG AAGACAAGACTCCAAGAGCTGATTCCCCCTGGATGGTGCCACCTTCCCAAAGCCCACCACCACCGTGGGAACCTCCAGCGTACCCTTGGGATGCACTCCAAGACATCTCCAAACCCAAAGCCCAAGATTGGACTTCTG CATCCTCTGGAGTTGATCCGTTCTTAGCTCCGTCTGACAAAACAGCCACTACAGGAGCATTTATGCAACCTCCATTTCGAAGTGGAAGCCCTTCAg ATGGGGATCTGTTTGACGAAGCAATGGATGGTGGCCATGCGAGTATTAACGGTCAAGATGAGGACAATTCTGACCTCTTCAATATGTCTGGTCTTAGAGACAGCCTTGCCAACACTAAGCCTCGCGCATGCAGGACACCGGAGTCATTCCTCGGTCCCACGGCTGCTTCCTTGGTAGACCTTAATGTGCTCATTCCAACAAATCCTCCTGCAAAGACCACAAACCCATTTTTAGCAG gTCTTAGTGCTCCTTCAGCTGTCAATCCATTCCAAGCCGAGCAGCCAAAAGTCAGCCTGAATGAAATGAGCTCTAGCTTTGCCTCTCCGGTTTCCCAGAGCACCTCTCTGCCATACAGTGCCTCACTGCCCCTGCCTACGAGCCATCAGGGTGCCGCCATACCTTCGTCACTCACCCACCCCACTCCGCCTGGTCTGGAGCTGCCAGTGAAGCTCCCTGAGCCTTTGTTGCCCTTCTCCTCAGCCAGCAATGAAGAATCACAAGCTTCACAAATCAACATAAACCCATTCTTATAA
- the LOC102221913 gene encoding epsin-3-like isoform X3: MQSSSLRRQMKNMVNNYTEAEIKVREATSNDPWGPSSTLMAEIADLTYNVVAFTEVMGMILKRLNDHGKNWRHVYKALTLLDYLVKAGSERVVKSCRDNIYTIQTLKDFQYIDRDGHDQGIHVREKAKQLAALLKDDGKLKSERSQAQKTKSRVGRGSAGHTVRQSQDDFNRCRSPSYNSSLAASPSSRLDPDLEQAIPASSGEEELQLQLALAMSREESEKPVKRAPPPAMEMDEDAELQLALSLSKEEHQQEQRTRRGDDSDLQKALEESKREMEGKGGTAFMDLVDIFAVPKDAPPSDIRWNSTSHQAATGARATDPWDSLEDKTPRADSPWMVPPSQSPPPPWEPPAYPWDALQDISKPKAQDWTSASSGVDPFLAPSDKTATTGAFMQPPFRSGSPSDGDLFDEAMDGGHASINGQDEDNSDLFNMSGLRDSLANTKPRACRTPESFLGPTAASLVDLNVLIPTNPPAKTTNPFLAGLSAPSAVNPFQAEQPKVSLNEMSSSFASPVSQSTSLPYSASLPLPTSHQGAAIPSSLTHPTPPGLELPVKLPEPLLPFSSASNEESQASQININPFL, encoded by the exons ATGCAGAGTTCATCGCTTCGCCGGCAGATGAAAAACATGGTCAACAACTACACGGAGGCCGAGATCAAGGTCCGAGAGGCCACCTCCAACGACCCATGGGGACCCTCTTCCACCCTCATGGCTGAAATTGCAGACTTGACCTACAACGTGGTGGCCTTCACCGAAGTCATGGGAATGATTCTGAAGAGGCTGAATGATCACGGCAAAAACTGGCGCCACGTTTACAAAGCGCTCACGCTACTAGACTACCTGGTCAAAGCGGGCTCTGAGCGTGTGGTCAAATCATGCCGGGATAACATATACACCATTCAGACGCTTAAAGACTTCCAGTACATAGACCGAGACGGACATGACCAGGGTATCCATGTCCGAGAGAAGGCTAAGCAACTGGCGGCTCTGTTGAAGGACGACGGGAAGCTGAAGAGTGAGAGGAGCCAGGCACAGAAGACTAAGTCACGGGTAGGGAGAGGCAGCGCTGGACACACAGTACGCCAGAGCCAGGACGACTTCAACAGATGCAGATCACCATCGTATAACT CCTCCCTTGCAGCCTCCCCTTCATCTCGACTTGACCCAGACCTCGAACAAGCCATTCCAGCTTCTAGTGGAgaagaggagctgcagctgcagctggctCTGGCTATGAGCCGAGAAGAAAGTGAAAAG CCAGTGAAGCGGGCACCCCCTCCTGCTATGGAAATGGACGAGGATGCCGAGCTCCAGTTAGCCTTGAGCCTGAGCAAGGAGGAACACCAGCAG GAGCAGCGCACTCGCCGAGGAGATGATTCTGATCTCCAGAAAGCCTTGGAGGAGAGCAAACGtgaaatggagggaaaaggagGG ACGGCCTTCATGGACCTGGTTGATATTTTCGCGGTACCTAAAGATGCACCGCCTAGTGACATTCGCTGGAATAGCACTTCACACCAGGCAGCAACTGGAGCCAGGGCCACAGACCCCTGGGACTCTCTAG AAGACAAGACTCCAAGAGCTGATTCCCCCTGGATGGTGCCACCTTCCCAAAGCCCACCACCACCGTGGGAACCTCCAGCGTACCCTTGGGATGCACTCCAAGACATCTCCAAACCCAAAGCCCAAGATTGGACTTCTG CATCCTCTGGAGTTGATCCGTTCTTAGCTCCGTCTGACAAAACAGCCACTACAGGAGCATTTATGCAACCTCCATTTCGAAGTGGAAGCCCTTCAg ATGGGGATCTGTTTGACGAAGCAATGGATGGTGGCCATGCGAGTATTAACGGTCAAGATGAGGACAATTCTGACCTCTTCAATATGTCTGGTCTTAGAGACAGCCTTGCCAACACTAAGCCTCGCGCATGCAGGACACCGGAGTCATTCCTCGGTCCCACGGCTGCTTCCTTGGTAGACCTTAATGTGCTCATTCCAACAAATCCTCCTGCAAAGACCACAAACCCATTTTTAGCAG gTCTTAGTGCTCCTTCAGCTGTCAATCCATTCCAAGCCGAGCAGCCAAAAGTCAGCCTGAATGAAATGAGCTCTAGCTTTGCCTCTCCGGTTTCCCAGAGCACCTCTCTGCCATACAGTGCCTCACTGCCCCTGCCTACGAGCCATCAGGGTGCCGCCATACCTTCGTCACTCACCCACCCCACTCCGCCTGGTCTGGAGCTGCCAGTGAAGCTCCCTGAGCCTTTGTTGCCCTTCTCCTCAGCCAGCAATGAAGAATCACAAGCTTCACAAATCAACATAAACCCATTCTTATAA